The Streptomyces sp. NBC_00224 genome has a window encoding:
- a CDS encoding tyrosine-protein phosphatase has protein sequence MTAIPATSVANLRDLGGTPLAGGRTVRPGLVFRAGALDRFDPDRDPAVAGLGLRTVVDLRTDAERAERPDRLPDGARLVVADALADTVSESGAPAAAQLRHVLADPAAAEQHLGGGRAQVVFGDLYRGLVSSPSARAAYRTLLLELAAEDAGPVLFHCTAGKDRTGWGATVLLSLLGASPEVVEREYLSVNGAVRQAFAPLIEGFTAQGGDPEIALAVIGVVPEYLAAGLGEVSARYGSMEVYVREGLGVGEGVVRQLRTRLVDPPTPPVP, from the coding sequence ATGACCGCGATCCCCGCCACCAGCGTCGCCAACCTCCGCGATCTCGGCGGTACGCCGCTCGCCGGGGGCCGTACGGTCCGGCCCGGCCTGGTCTTCCGGGCCGGGGCGCTCGACCGGTTCGATCCGGACCGGGACCCGGCGGTGGCCGGGCTCGGGCTGCGTACGGTCGTCGACCTCCGTACGGACGCCGAGCGGGCCGAGCGGCCCGACCGGCTGCCGGACGGGGCGCGGCTCGTCGTCGCGGACGCGCTGGCGGACACGGTGAGCGAGTCCGGGGCGCCGGCGGCCGCGCAGCTGCGGCACGTGCTGGCCGACCCCGCCGCGGCCGAGCAGCACCTCGGCGGGGGCCGGGCGCAGGTGGTGTTCGGGGACCTGTACCGGGGCCTGGTGTCGTCGCCGTCGGCCCGTGCCGCGTACCGGACGCTGCTGCTCGAACTGGCGGCCGAGGACGCGGGTCCTGTGCTCTTCCACTGCACGGCGGGCAAGGACCGTACGGGGTGGGGGGCGACGGTGCTGCTGTCCCTGCTGGGGGCGTCGCCGGAGGTGGTGGAGCGGGAGTACCTGTCGGTCAACGGGGCGGTGCGGCAGGCGTTCGCGCCGCTGATCGAGGGGTTCACGGCGCAGGGGGGCGATCCGGAGATCGCGCTCGCGGTGATCGGGGTGGTGCCGGAGTATCTGGCGGCGGGGCTGGGGGAGGTTTCGGCCCGTTACGGGTCGATGGAGGTGTATGTGCGGGAGGGGTTGGGGGTGGGGGAGGGGGTGGTACGGCAGCTGCGCACCCGCTTGGTGGATCCCCCCACCCCGCCCGTTCCCTAA
- a CDS encoding alpha-N-acetylglucosaminidase TIM-barrel domain-containing protein, which yields MTELSSPPTPSRRTVLGTAGAIGAGAAVGAAPPAHAAPATSAVAQSLDAGPARDALVRLLPEHADRIRLSPLPDGGPDRFRVTGSGGRVEIAATGPATALTGLHWYLKYTCKAHLTWAGSQLDLPRRLPAPARPVERAATVPHRFVFNDTHDGYTGPYADWPRWERLIDVLALHGCNEVLVTPGQEAVYHRLLLDFGYTDEEARAWLPAPSHQPWWLLQNMSGYGGPLSPALIDRRAELGARITARLRELGMRPVLPGYFGTVPDGFPVRNPGARVVPQGSWNGLRRPDWLDPRTEVFPQVAAAFYRHQEELFGEARHFKMDLLHEGGTPGDVPVAEAARAVEKALHTARPGATWVILGWQTNPRPDVLDAVDKSRILIVDGLSDLATVTDREKDWGGAPYAFGTIPNFGGRTTLGANTHRWTGKFAQWRDRPGSTLAGTAYMPESAERDPAAFELFSELAWRTEPVEREDWFRTYADVRYGHEDGHAREAFAALAATAYRLTTADGRPVDSLFTRRPSITASVTTAFESARFDRAFAELLAVRPSLRGSEAYAYDLTDVARQALADRSRLLLPQLRTAYQGEDRAAFGVLSALWLKLMRLADEMSGCHRAFLLGPWLQDAKRFATSPQEAVRLEWTARTLITTWAGRSAADNLSNYADRDWQGLLTDLHFPQWQAYLDELADALAAGRAPRAFDWYVGEEAWTRESGTYPVRATGDPYGTARRVHDALASAPYQGAVSVAADPVSFTPGSTGTVTAALRNLNGLRATGRVDFALTGLDAEPEGATQLRRIPAAGEGAVRWRVTAPAEPLTAPLRAMPYELTTRYGPDGEDRVAVVQRSAVYLAAPLSSEWRTFTSNDAVFGELDGRLAVNGGGLDLWKGIAQFGTAYREGALREGAVVTLSVDSLENTGSWARGGIVARNGLAVPGSAGFLNLAATPGQGVVLSYDADGDGLLDTYRRITGVAAPVLLRLSRGPAGSFTGACSTDAGASWRTVATVTVPGTAAVQDAGLFMSAANGGSGARGTAEFGGWVVA from the coding sequence ATGACCGAGCTGTCGAGTCCCCCGACCCCCTCCAGACGTACGGTGCTGGGCACCGCGGGAGCCATCGGCGCCGGGGCCGCGGTCGGGGCGGCGCCCCCCGCGCACGCGGCTCCGGCGACCTCCGCAGTTGCACAGTCGCTTGACGCCGGGCCCGCCAGGGACGCCCTCGTCCGGCTCCTGCCCGAGCACGCCGACCGGATCCGGCTGAGCCCGCTGCCCGACGGCGGCCCCGACCGCTTCCGGGTCACTGGTTCGGGCGGGCGCGTCGAGATCGCCGCCACCGGCCCGGCCACCGCCCTGACCGGTCTGCACTGGTATCTCAAGTACACCTGCAAGGCCCATCTGACCTGGGCGGGAAGCCAACTGGACCTGCCGCGCCGGCTGCCCGCGCCCGCCCGGCCGGTGGAGCGCGCCGCCACCGTCCCGCACCGGTTCGTCTTCAACGACACCCACGACGGCTACACCGGCCCGTACGCCGACTGGCCGCGCTGGGAGCGGCTGATCGACGTCCTGGCGCTGCACGGCTGCAACGAAGTGCTGGTGACGCCAGGTCAGGAAGCCGTCTACCACCGGCTGTTGCTGGATTTCGGGTACACCGACGAGGAGGCCCGGGCCTGGCTGCCCGCGCCCTCGCACCAGCCGTGGTGGCTGCTCCAGAACATGAGCGGGTACGGCGGCCCCCTCTCCCCCGCGCTGATCGACCGGCGCGCGGAGCTGGGCGCGCGGATCACTGCCCGGCTGCGCGAGCTGGGGATGCGGCCGGTGCTCCCGGGCTATTTCGGGACCGTCCCGGACGGGTTCCCCGTGCGCAATCCGGGCGCCCGGGTCGTCCCCCAGGGCAGCTGGAACGGGCTGCGGCGCCCCGACTGGCTCGACCCGCGCACCGAGGTGTTCCCGCAGGTCGCGGCCGCCTTCTACCGCCACCAGGAGGAGCTGTTCGGCGAGGCGCGGCACTTCAAGATGGACCTGCTGCACGAGGGTGGCACCCCGGGCGACGTGCCGGTGGCCGAGGCCGCCCGCGCCGTCGAGAAGGCCCTGCACACCGCCCGGCCCGGGGCCACCTGGGTGATACTCGGCTGGCAGACCAACCCCCGCCCGGACGTCCTGGACGCCGTCGACAAGTCGCGGATCCTGATCGTCGACGGCCTCTCCGACCTCGCCACGGTCACCGACCGCGAGAAGGACTGGGGCGGCGCGCCGTACGCGTTCGGCACCATCCCCAACTTCGGCGGCCGCACCACCCTCGGCGCCAACACCCACCGCTGGACCGGGAAGTTCGCCCAGTGGCGCGACAGGCCGGGCAGCACCCTGGCCGGCACCGCGTACATGCCGGAGTCCGCCGAGCGCGACCCCGCCGCCTTCGAGCTGTTCAGCGAGCTCGCCTGGCGGACGGAGCCGGTGGAGCGGGAGGACTGGTTCCGTACGTACGCGGACGTGCGCTACGGGCACGAGGACGGCCACGCGCGCGAGGCGTTCGCCGCGCTCGCCGCCACCGCCTACCGGCTGACCACCGCCGACGGGCGGCCCGTCGACTCGCTCTTCACCCGGCGGCCCTCGATCACCGCCTCCGTCACCACCGCCTTCGAGTCGGCCCGCTTCGACCGCGCCTTCGCCGAACTCCTCGCCGTACGGCCCTCGCTGCGCGGCTCGGAAGCCTACGCGTACGACCTCACCGATGTCGCCCGCCAAGCGCTCGCCGACCGCTCGCGGCTGCTGCTTCCGCAACTGCGGACCGCCTACCAGGGCGAGGACCGGGCCGCCTTCGGGGTGCTGAGCGCGCTGTGGCTGAAGCTGATGCGGCTGGCCGACGAGATGTCCGGCTGCCACCGGGCGTTCCTGCTCGGCCCGTGGCTTCAGGACGCCAAGCGGTTCGCGACGAGCCCGCAGGAGGCGGTCCGGCTGGAGTGGACGGCGCGGACGCTGATCACCACCTGGGCGGGCCGGTCGGCGGCCGACAACCTCAGCAACTACGCGGACCGCGACTGGCAGGGTCTGCTGACGGACCTTCACTTCCCCCAGTGGCAGGCCTACTTGGACGAGCTGGCCGACGCCCTGGCGGCCGGGCGGGCGCCCAGGGCCTTCGACTGGTACGTGGGCGAGGAGGCGTGGACGCGGGAGTCGGGCACGTATCCGGTACGGGCGACCGGCGACCCGTACGGGACGGCGCGGCGTGTCCACGACGCGCTCGCGAGCGCCCCGTACCAGGGGGCCGTGAGCGTCGCCGCCGACCCCGTGAGCTTCACGCCCGGCTCCACCGGCACGGTCACGGCGGCGCTGCGCAACCTCAACGGGCTGCGGGCGACCGGCCGCGTCGACTTCGCGCTCACCGGGCTCGACGCCGAGCCGGAGGGCGCCACGCAGCTGCGCCGGATCCCGGCGGCGGGCGAGGGGGCGGTGCGCTGGCGGGTCACCGCGCCCGCCGAGCCGCTGACCGCGCCGCTGCGGGCCATGCCGTACGAGCTGACCACCCGGTACGGGCCGGACGGCGAGGACCGGGTGGCCGTCGTCCAGCGGTCCGCCGTCTATCTGGCGGCGCCGCTGAGCTCCGAGTGGCGGACGTTCACCAGCAACGACGCGGTCTTCGGTGAGCTGGACGGGCGGCTCGCGGTCAACGGCGGCGGCCTGGACCTGTGGAAGGGCATCGCACAGTTCGGCACGGCGTACCGGGAAGGGGCCCTGCGGGAGGGCGCGGTGGTGACTCTGAGCGTCGACTCCCTGGAAAACACCGGCAGTTGGGCACGCGGCGGGATCGTCGCGCGCAACGGCCTCGCGGTGCCGGGGTCGGCCGGCTTCCTGAATCTGGCGGCGACTCCGGGCCAGGGCGTGGTGCTCTCCTACGACGCGGACGGCGACGGGCTCCTCGACACCTACCGGCGGATCACGGGGGTGGCGGCGCCGGTGCTGCTGCGGCTGAGCCGCGGCCCGGCCGGGTCGTTCACCGGCGCCTGCTCGACGGACGCCGGGGCGAGCTGGCGGACGGTCGCCACGGTGACGGTGCCGGGCACGGCGGCCGTCCAGGACGCCGGTCTGTTCATGAGCGCGGCCAATGGGGGCAGTGGGGCGCGGGGGACGGCGGAGTTCGGGGGGTGGGTGGTGGCGTAG
- a CDS encoding NB-ARC domain-containing protein yields MLGNLPAETTSFVGRSVELATLDGLLRGHRLVTVTGPGGVGKSRLALRAARERRAFCPDGVWWVELSPLYDPELLAATVADHLGVTDQTTRTAAEALCGWLADKQLLLVLDTCEHLVSACGHLIGELLQTSPGLTVLATSRQSLGRPEERVFSLAPLPPEGAALTLFKQRAVDAVPHLSLKSFETPARAEAAAAVCRRLDGIPLAIELAGARLRLWSVEQLAERLDSRFEVLSDPRSARLPRHQTMRTTIGWSHELCAPLERLLWARLSVFAGGFDLEAAQDVAAGGPLAPEAVGPALAGLVAKSVVRAKTHCGRAGYRMLDTIREYGRQWLGELGEEAAVARRHAERCRRLARAAEADWLGPDQVEWYERLAAGHADLRTALDHLLATDPGAALDMASSLWFFWFCCGHLREGRGFLERALALDPEPGPRRDRAEWALGMTAFLQGDNATALHHARRCSTTAADPESRLRAAYLLGGAILMPGDAEGALDVCTPAIDAADEDFSPGLALCVLARVYALNNLGRYREAAAEATWLRDQCASRGERWMRAYADYMLAVTALALGRATEAAEHVRAMLAGKQLLHDSFGIAIGLDLLAGALAARGDGEEGALVLGIGQEYWRTVGKAQMGAPRLAAVREECERRARATLGDQAYDSAFRRGARAGLDQGLSYALKGDFAQGS; encoded by the coding sequence GTGTTGGGGAATCTTCCAGCGGAGACCACGAGCTTCGTCGGCCGATCGGTGGAACTGGCCACCCTGGACGGCCTGTTGCGGGGCCACCGGCTCGTCACGGTCACCGGCCCGGGCGGCGTGGGCAAGTCCCGGCTCGCCCTGCGCGCCGCACGCGAGCGCCGCGCCTTCTGTCCCGACGGGGTGTGGTGGGTCGAGCTGTCCCCCCTGTACGACCCCGAACTGCTCGCCGCCACCGTCGCCGACCACCTGGGCGTCACCGACCAGACCACCCGCACCGCCGCCGAGGCGCTGTGCGGCTGGCTCGCCGACAAACAGCTGCTCCTGGTCCTGGACACCTGCGAGCACCTGGTCTCCGCCTGCGGCCACCTCATCGGGGAGCTGCTGCAGACCTCGCCGGGGCTCACCGTCCTGGCCACCAGCCGGCAGTCCCTGGGCCGCCCGGAGGAACGTGTCTTCTCCCTCGCCCCGCTGCCGCCCGAGGGCGCCGCGCTCACCCTCTTCAAACAGCGTGCCGTCGACGCCGTCCCGCACCTGTCGCTGAAGTCCTTCGAGACCCCGGCCCGCGCCGAGGCCGCCGCGGCCGTCTGCCGCAGACTCGACGGCATCCCGCTCGCCATAGAACTCGCGGGCGCCCGGCTGCGGTTGTGGAGCGTCGAGCAGCTCGCCGAACGCCTCGACTCGCGCTTCGAGGTCCTCTCCGACCCCCGGTCCGCCCGGCTGCCCCGCCACCAGACCATGCGCACCACCATCGGCTGGAGCCACGAGCTGTGCGCCCCGCTGGAGCGGCTGCTGTGGGCCCGGCTCTCGGTGTTCGCCGGGGGCTTCGACCTCGAAGCCGCCCAGGACGTCGCCGCGGGCGGCCCGCTCGCCCCCGAAGCCGTCGGACCCGCGCTCGCGGGCCTGGTCGCCAAGTCCGTCGTACGGGCCAAGACGCACTGCGGCCGGGCCGGTTACCGGATGCTCGACACCATCCGCGAGTACGGCCGCCAGTGGCTCGGCGAGCTCGGCGAGGAGGCGGCCGTGGCCCGGCGCCACGCCGAGCGCTGCCGCCGCCTGGCCCGCGCCGCCGAGGCCGACTGGCTGGGCCCCGACCAGGTCGAGTGGTACGAGCGGCTGGCCGCCGGGCACGCCGATCTGCGCACCGCCCTCGATCACCTCCTGGCCACCGACCCCGGCGCCGCGCTCGACATGGCCTCCTCGCTCTGGTTCTTCTGGTTCTGCTGCGGGCACCTGCGCGAGGGCCGCGGCTTCCTGGAGCGCGCCCTCGCCCTCGACCCGGAGCCCGGCCCGCGCCGCGACCGCGCCGAGTGGGCGCTCGGCATGACCGCCTTCCTCCAGGGCGACAACGCGACCGCGCTGCACCACGCCCGCCGGTGTTCCACGACCGCCGCCGACCCCGAATCGCGGCTGCGCGCCGCCTACTTGCTGGGCGGCGCCATCCTGATGCCGGGCGACGCCGAGGGCGCCCTCGACGTGTGCACCCCGGCCATCGACGCGGCCGACGAGGACTTCTCGCCCGGCCTCGCCCTGTGTGTGCTCGCCCGCGTCTACGCCCTCAACAACCTGGGCCGCTACCGCGAGGCCGCCGCCGAGGCGACCTGGCTGCGCGACCAGTGCGCGAGCCGGGGGGAGCGCTGGATGCGGGCGTACGCCGACTACATGCTCGCCGTCACCGCGCTGGCGCTCGGCCGCGCCACCGAGGCCGCCGAGCACGTCCGCGCCATGCTGGCCGGCAAACAACTGCTCCACGACAGCTTCGGCATCGCCATCGGCCTCGACCTGCTCGCCGGCGCGCTCGCCGCCCGGGGCGACGGCGAGGAGGGCGCCCTGGTCCTCGGCATCGGGCAGGAGTACTGGCGTACCGTCGGCAAGGCCCAGATGGGCGCGCCCAGACTGGCCGCCGTGCGCGAGGAGTGCGAGCGCCGGGCCAGGGCCACTCTCGGGGACCAGGCGTACGACAGCGCCTTCCGCCGGGGGGCGCGCGCCGGGCTCGACCAGGGGCTCAGCTATGCCCTCAAGGGTGATTTCGCACAGGGAAGTTGA
- a CDS encoding SpoIIE family protein phosphatase, with translation MNPSHTTVLVVDDIDANRYAMGAVLRRAGHRVVPLATAAAALVELDTRVRNGALPDAALVDVGLPDMDGFELCRRIKAHPEIATMPVVHFSAAATSPRDRTRGLDAGAEAYLAVPVEPEEIQAVVRAALRGARFRHDADARAGRLARLATATTALYGASCPQELADTAAAAVTALIRCRAAVYVFGADGTLHAGGPARGEPPATTAAVGPLLQRAMAGCTGVRSRIAPAPLWPSGVLPTGEEDGDARLMLARSHADQPPVCLVTPVHATGNPHTRALLAHLAEATALAAESLRSAAEERHIALTLQRSFLPQHQPRLPGADVAVRYVPASTRAEIGGDFYTALPTPDGLLVGVGDVVGHSLDAATVMVELRHALRAYATDERDPAVLVRRLDRMLQLYHPEATATLCLALIDPLVGRARIANAGHIPPLVVPRGGETDYLDVHGPLLGLGLDHPDPYRHQLASGDVLLMVTDGLIETRGTDLALSMERLRQLAAANAARGTGALCDTLLSAFGSREDDVALLALRLTGLA, from the coding sequence GTGAACCCGTCCCACACCACCGTGCTGGTCGTCGACGACATCGACGCCAACCGCTACGCCATGGGCGCGGTCCTGCGGCGCGCGGGCCACCGGGTGGTGCCGCTGGCCACCGCGGCCGCGGCCCTGGTCGAGCTCGACACCCGGGTCAGGAACGGCGCCCTGCCCGACGCGGCCCTGGTCGACGTGGGCCTGCCCGACATGGACGGCTTCGAACTGTGCCGCCGCATCAAGGCGCACCCCGAGATCGCCACCATGCCCGTGGTGCACTTCTCGGCCGCGGCCACCTCCCCGCGCGACCGCACCCGGGGCCTGGACGCGGGAGCCGAGGCCTACCTCGCCGTGCCCGTCGAGCCCGAGGAGATCCAGGCCGTCGTCCGGGCCGCCCTGCGCGGCGCCCGCTTCCGCCACGACGCCGACGCCCGCGCGGGCCGCCTCGCCCGCCTGGCCACCGCCACCACCGCGCTGTACGGGGCGAGTTGCCCCCAGGAGCTCGCCGACACGGCCGCCGCCGCGGTCACCGCCCTGATCCGCTGCCGGGCCGCCGTCTACGTCTTCGGCGCCGACGGCACGCTCCACGCGGGCGGCCCGGCGCGGGGCGAGCCGCCCGCCACCACCGCCGCGGTCGGCCCGCTGCTCCAGCGGGCCATGGCGGGCTGCACCGGCGTACGGTCGCGGATCGCACCCGCGCCGCTGTGGCCCTCCGGCGTGCTGCCGACCGGCGAGGAGGACGGCGACGCCCGGCTGATGCTGGCCCGCAGCCACGCCGACCAGCCGCCGGTCTGTCTGGTCACCCCCGTCCACGCCACCGGGAACCCGCACACCCGCGCCCTGCTCGCCCACCTCGCCGAGGCCACCGCGCTGGCCGCCGAGTCGCTGCGCAGCGCCGCCGAGGAGCGGCACATCGCGCTCACCCTCCAGCGCAGCTTCCTGCCCCAGCACCAGCCCCGGCTGCCCGGCGCCGACGTCGCCGTGCGCTATGTGCCCGCCTCCACCCGCGCCGAGATCGGCGGCGACTTCTACACCGCGCTGCCCACCCCCGACGGACTCCTCGTCGGGGTCGGCGACGTCGTCGGCCACTCGCTCGACGCGGCCACCGTCATGGTCGAACTGCGCCACGCGCTACGGGCGTACGCGACGGACGAGCGCGACCCGGCCGTCCTGGTGCGCCGCCTCGACCGGATGCTCCAGCTCTACCACCCGGAGGCCACCGCCACCCTCTGCCTCGCCCTCATCGACCCGCTGGTCGGCCGCGCCCGGATCGCCAACGCGGGCCACATACCGCCGCTGGTCGTCCCCCGCGGGGGCGAGACGGACTACCTCGACGTCCACGGCCCGCTGCTCGGCCTCGGCCTCGACCACCCGGACCCGTACCGCCACCAACTCGCCTCCGGCGACGTCCTGTTGATGGTGACGGACGGCCTCATCGAGACGCGCGGCACCGACCTCGCGCTCTCCATGGAGCGGCTGCGCCAGCTCGCGGCCGCGAACGCCGCGCGCGGCACGGGCGCCCTGTGCGACACGCTGCTGAGCGCGTTCGGCAGCCGCGAGGACGACGTGGCACTGCTGGCCCTGCGGCTCACCGGTCTGGCGTGA
- a CDS encoding TetR/AcrR family transcriptional regulator, translated as MTTGVRRRMGVEERRRQLIGVALELFGHRSPDDVSIDEIASAAGISRPLVYHYFPGKQSLYEAALRLAADELAGRFVEPQEGPLGARLLRVMGRFFDFVEGHGPGFAALMRGGPAASAGGSTTANAMIDEVRHAAYLQILAHLGVQDPPARLELVVRSWVSLAESTALIWLDGRRIPRAELELQLVHDFAALAAVSAAYDDEMAAVVLRMLADEPADGPFGDLLARLTALAPTEGTS; from the coding sequence ATGACGACCGGGGTGCGGCGCAGGATGGGCGTCGAGGAGCGCAGGCGGCAGCTGATCGGGGTCGCGCTGGAGCTGTTCGGCCACCGCTCCCCCGACGACGTCTCCATAGACGAGATAGCGTCGGCGGCCGGGATATCGCGGCCGCTCGTCTACCACTACTTCCCCGGCAAGCAGAGCCTGTACGAGGCGGCGCTGCGGCTGGCCGCCGACGAGTTGGCGGGCCGGTTCGTGGAGCCGCAGGAGGGGCCGCTGGGGGCTCGGCTGCTGCGGGTGATGGGCCGCTTCTTCGACTTCGTCGAGGGCCACGGGCCGGGCTTCGCCGCGCTGATGCGGGGCGGGCCCGCGGCCTCGGCGGGCGGCTCGACCACCGCCAACGCCATGATCGACGAGGTCCGGCACGCGGCGTACCTCCAGATCCTCGCCCACCTCGGCGTCCAGGACCCGCCCGCGCGCCTGGAGTTGGTGGTGCGCTCCTGGGTCTCCCTCGCCGAGTCGACGGCCCTGATCTGGCTGGACGGGCGCCGGATCCCGCGCGCCGAGCTGGAGTTGCAGCTGGTCCACGACTTCGCGGCGCTGGCGGCGGTGAGCGCGGCGTACGACGACGAGATGGCGGCGGTGGTGCTGCGGATGCTCGCGGACGAGCCCGCGGACGGCCCGTTCGGGGACCTGCTGGCAAGGCTGACGGCCTTGGCGCCCACCGAGGGCACCTCCTGA
- a CDS encoding GNAT family N-acetyltransferase — translation MTTPTETLSFRLASEEDLPTLVALYDGAARWMQGTGIDQWQPGEKDAEHFQRRMAEGEVWLALTADGRAAGAYELWWRDEPAWGVRPPEAGYVHRLMTDRTLAPAGTGLALLAHAEQRIATAGRALSRLDFKASSPGLRAYYERAGYAVAGEQPFKEGVGSNYAVVLMEKRLG, via the coding sequence ATGACGACACCCACGGAGACGCTCTCCTTCCGCCTCGCCTCCGAAGAGGACCTGCCCACCCTGGTTGCCCTCTACGACGGCGCCGCGCGCTGGATGCAGGGCACCGGCATCGACCAGTGGCAGCCCGGCGAGAAGGACGCGGAGCACTTCCAGCGGCGGATGGCGGAAGGTGAGGTCTGGCTCGCCCTGACCGCCGACGGCCGCGCGGCCGGGGCGTACGAGCTGTGGTGGCGGGACGAGCCCGCCTGGGGCGTGCGGCCACCGGAGGCGGGCTATGTGCACCGGCTGATGACCGACCGCACGCTCGCGCCCGCCGGAACCGGCCTGGCCCTGCTCGCCCACGCCGAGCAGCGCATCGCGACGGCCGGGCGCGCCCTGTCCCGCCTGGACTTCAAGGCCTCCAGCCCCGGCCTTCGCGCCTACTACGAGCGGGCCGGGTACGCGGTGGCCGGGGAGCAGCCGTTCAAGGAGGGCGTCGGCAGCAACTACGCGGTCGTGCTGATGGAGAAGCGGCTCGGCTGA
- a CDS encoding metal-dependent hydrolase, which yields MSNTPQPAPVVSEHIELKARNVSFEWEKTPLHWIPGDPFTGHTINVLHLLLPAGERWFVHVYKQVLPYIRDERLREDVIGFIGQEAMHSAAHDDVLPHLKTLGLDPTPYTAQVDWLFEKLLGDRTLPPGRAREWWLMERVATIAAIEHYTAFLGDWILNADSLDKRGADAVMLDLLRWHGAEEVEHRSVAFDLFMHVDGSYRRRARTWATAFTALVFLWQRGARFFMENDPSLLDGKATFRDFLRAGRQGTLPTAGAMARSIPRYLSRTYHPSQEGSTAQAVAYLASSPGANGGR from the coding sequence ATGTCTAATACGCCGCAGCCCGCTCCGGTGGTCTCGGAGCACATAGAGCTCAAGGCCCGGAACGTCTCGTTCGAGTGGGAGAAGACGCCGCTCCACTGGATCCCGGGCGACCCGTTCACCGGCCACACGATCAATGTGCTGCACCTGCTGCTCCCGGCGGGCGAGCGCTGGTTCGTGCACGTGTACAAGCAGGTGCTGCCGTACATCCGCGACGAGCGGCTGCGCGAGGACGTCATCGGGTTCATCGGGCAGGAGGCCATGCACTCGGCCGCCCACGACGACGTGCTCCCCCACCTCAAGACGCTCGGCCTGGACCCCACCCCGTACACCGCGCAGGTCGACTGGCTCTTCGAGAAGCTGCTCGGCGACCGGACGCTGCCGCCGGGGCGGGCGCGCGAGTGGTGGCTGATGGAGCGGGTCGCCACGATCGCGGCGATCGAGCACTACACCGCGTTCCTGGGCGACTGGATCCTCAACGCCGACTCCCTGGACAAGCGCGGCGCCGACGCGGTGATGCTGGACCTGCTGCGCTGGCACGGCGCCGAGGAGGTCGAGCACCGGTCGGTCGCCTTCGACCTGTTCATGCACGTGGACGGCAGTTACCGGCGGCGGGCCCGGACCTGGGCGACCGCGTTCACCGCGCTCGTCTTCCTCTGGCAGCGCGGCGCCCGGTTCTTCATGGAGAACGACCCCTCGCTCCTTGACGGCAAGGCGACCTTCCGGGACTTCCTGCGCGCCGGACGGCAGGGCACACTGCCCACCGCCGGCGCGATGGCGCGCTCGATCCCGCGCTATCTCAGCCGTACATACCACCCTTCGCAGGAGGGCTCGACCGCGCAGGCCGTGGCCTATCTGGCGAGTTCGCCCGGCGCCAACGGAGGCCGCTGA
- a CDS encoding 2Fe-2S iron-sulfur cluster-binding protein: protein MPRTRSVVLAAGAALLVRRAVRRRIAASPLWPMPALETPVSGQGGRRAPSLRLTVAERAVPAEGVALLRLESPAGTPLPEWRPGAHLDLVLPSGLIRQYSLCGDPADRATYTVATRLIEDGRGGSREVHEQLREGAELVVRGPRNRFPLDRAPSYAFVAGGIGITPVLPMLRAVEAAGAEWRLLYGGRSRATMPFLDEIEKLGAPGGRVTVVAEDEAGLPDAAAFLAGSGEGAAVYCCGPEPLMDAVAAALPEGRTLHLERFTPGASTAQLGTFEVELRRTGRTLTVPAGRSVLATVRDELPNLSYSCEQGFCGTCQQRVLEGEIDHQDELLTDAERQDSILICVSRCLGRKLVLDL, encoded by the coding sequence ATGCCGCGTACGAGGTCCGTGGTCCTGGCGGCGGGGGCGGCGCTGCTCGTGCGGCGGGCGGTGCGCCGCCGTATCGCCGCGTCCCCGCTGTGGCCGATGCCCGCGCTGGAGACGCCCGTGTCGGGTCAGGGCGGGCGGCGGGCGCCGTCGCTGCGGCTCACCGTCGCCGAACGGGCCGTCCCCGCCGAGGGCGTGGCGCTGCTGCGGCTGGAATCCCCGGCGGGCACGCCGCTGCCCGAGTGGCGGCCGGGCGCCCATCTCGACCTGGTGCTGCCGTCCGGGCTCATCCGCCAGTACTCGCTCTGCGGCGACCCGGCCGACCGCGCCACGTACACCGTCGCCACCCGGCTGATCGAGGACGGGCGGGGCGGCTCGCGCGAGGTGCACGAGCAGCTGCGGGAGGGCGCCGAGCTGGTCGTGCGCGGGCCGCGCAACCGCTTCCCGCTGGACCGGGCGCCGTCGTACGCGTTCGTCGCCGGCGGCATCGGCATCACCCCGGTTCTGCCCATGCTGAGGGCGGTCGAGGCGGCGGGTGCCGAGTGGCGGCTGCTGTACGGCGGGCGGTCGAGGGCCACCATGCCGTTCCTGGACGAGATCGAGAAGCTGGGGGCACCGGGCGGGCGCGTCACGGTGGTCGCCGAGGACGAGGCGGGGCTGCCGGACGCGGCCGCGTTCCTGGCGGGTTCGGGCGAGGGCGCGGCGGTGTACTGCTGCGGGCCCGAGCCGCTGATGGACGCGGTGGCGGCGGCCCTGCCCGAGGGGCGGACGCTGCACCTGGAGCGGTTCACGCCCGGCGCGAGCACCGCGCAGCTCGGCACCTTCGAGGTCGAACTGCGCCGCACGGGCCGCACGCTCACGGTCCCGGCGGGCCGCTCGGTGCTCGCCACGGTCCGCGACGAGCTGCCGAACCTCTCGTACTCGTGCGAGCAGGGCTTCTGCGGAACCTGTCAACAGCGCGTCCTGGAAGGGGAGATCGACCACCAGGACGAACTGCTCACGGACGCGGAGCGGCAGGACTCGATACTGATCTGCGTATCGCGCTGCCTCGGACGGAAACTCGTGCTCGACCTGTAG